GATCGCGTCGGTCTGCGTCCACGGCAGCTGTCGCGCGCCGACCCAGCGGACCAGTAGCGACGAGAGGTATCCCAACAGTCCGATGGATATCATGCCGACGATGATGGTCGCGTAGTCGCCCGCGATGTACGACGACCACGTGAGATAGCCGAGTCCCGACCCGGCGATCATCTCCGCGGCGACGAGGTTGACCCACGCCAGTCCCATCCCGTTGATCATCCCCGCGTGAATCGACGGGAGCGCACCCGGATAGACGACGTGTCGAAACGTCTGGAGCCGGGAGGTCCCGAGGCTCTCGGCCGCCCGCGGGTACTCCTCGTCGATGTCTCGAACGCCCTGGACTGCGTTGAGCAGGATGGGGAAGAAGGCCCCGAGGAAGGTGATGAAGAGGATGCCCGTATCGACCGGATAGTCGACGAGACCGACCGAGAGGATCGGGAAGACGAGCGCGACGACCGGGATCCACGCGACCGGCGGAACAGGTCTGAGGGTTTCGAGTGCCGGGAACGTGAAGTCAGCGAACACGCGATTCGAGCCGATGAGCAGCCCCACCGGAACGGCGAGCACGGCCGCGACGGCGAACGAGACGTAGATGCGGGCGGTGCTCACGAGCGCCGCCGTCCAAAAGGAGGACTCCGCGA
This region of Halococcus sediminicola genomic DNA includes:
- a CDS encoding ABC transporter permease — encoded protein: MAVAERVSGFDPAQWGRRFVSVVVVFLLWALATTVLGLIPNLPSPLDVGATFAEALAESSFWTAALVSTARIYVSFAVAAVLAVPVGLLIGSNRVFADFTFPALETLRPVPPVAWIPVVALVFPILSVGLVDYPVDTGILFITFLGAFFPILLNAVQGVRDIDEEYPRAAESLGTSRLQTFRHVVYPGALPSIHAGMINGMGLAWVNLVAAEMIAGSGLGYLTWSSYIAGDYATIIVGMISIGLLGYLSSLLVRWVGARQLPWTQTDAI